The Haloarchaeobius amylolyticus genome window below encodes:
- a CDS encoding PHP domain-containing protein, which yields MRDLHVHSTYSDGSFLTRMVHAAQEAGLEGVGIADHCNVSAREDPQTFRATYGFNLDVTYERRRLGIETVREKADITIYDAVEMDYDPRDEAEIRAFLDEADFDYVIGSVHTVGEYNVQAAPQFADLSDAELDAVVDDYFDALVALADSELFDIAAHPDLIERTEPLRGRATVEHYERATRAFAESRTVPEINAGRALGDPGFVHPDPEFLAALQEYDVAVTVGTDSHRPDEIGERAAFLDRFLDDHGIEPVEPSKLVD from the coding sequence ATGCGAGATCTCCACGTCCACTCGACCTACTCCGACGGCAGCTTCCTCACGCGCATGGTCCACGCGGCGCAGGAAGCAGGCCTGGAGGGGGTCGGCATCGCGGACCACTGCAACGTCTCGGCCCGGGAGGACCCCCAGACGTTCCGGGCGACCTACGGCTTCAACCTCGACGTGACCTACGAGCGCCGCCGGCTCGGCATCGAGACGGTCCGAGAGAAGGCGGACATAACCATCTACGACGCGGTCGAGATGGACTACGACCCCCGGGACGAGGCCGAGATTCGTGCCTTCCTCGACGAGGCGGACTTCGACTACGTCATCGGGAGCGTCCACACCGTCGGCGAGTACAACGTGCAGGCAGCGCCCCAGTTCGCGGACCTCTCCGACGCCGAACTCGACGCCGTCGTCGACGACTACTTCGACGCCCTCGTGGCACTGGCCGACTCGGAGCTGTTCGACATCGCCGCCCACCCGGACCTCATCGAGCGCACCGAACCCCTCCGTGGGCGGGCCACGGTCGAGCACTACGAGCGGGCGACCCGGGCGTTCGCCGAGTCCAGGACGGTCCCGGAGATCAACGCCGGGCGCGCCCTCGGCGACCCCGGCTTCGTCCACCCCGACCCGGAGTTCCTCGCGGCGCTTCAGGAGTACGACGTGGCCGTCACGGTCGGGACGGACTCGCACCGTCCGGACGAGATCGGCGAGCGCGCCGCGTTCCTCGACCGCTTCCTCGACGACCACGGCATCGAGCCGGTCGAACCGTCGAAACTGGTCGACTGA
- a CDS encoding DUF2268 domain-containing putative Zn-dependent protease (predicted Zn-dependent protease with a strongly conserved HExxH motif): MSREIHPTVSELRAARETVQSALTSANVSFPLDTGVSVELGWDGSDFVTSQVDGAAGYADYPDTIEISFNSHPDEWQASLASTATHEHAHLWFFEQRGGEADRKWEYVLEEAFTQHVAADLVPEYDSPWWTRHADTVLADYWPVARDEAFTAPSEEGGPLFIDPEPGGYPHGYGYSLAYRLGEELLAEEGYDLRELVEVDREELVAVGDRLFGG; the protein is encoded by the coding sequence ATGTCCCGCGAGATACACCCGACCGTCAGCGAGTTGCGAGCAGCCAGAGAGACAGTCCAGAGCGCCCTGACCAGCGCGAACGTGTCGTTCCCGCTGGACACCGGGGTATCGGTCGAACTCGGCTGGGACGGCAGCGACTTCGTGACCAGCCAGGTCGACGGTGCCGCCGGCTACGCCGACTACCCCGACACCATCGAGATATCGTTCAACAGCCACCCAGACGAGTGGCAGGCGTCGCTGGCCTCCACCGCGACCCACGAGCACGCCCACCTCTGGTTCTTCGAGCAGCGCGGAGGCGAGGCCGACCGGAAGTGGGAGTACGTGCTCGAGGAGGCGTTCACCCAGCACGTCGCGGCCGACCTGGTCCCCGAGTACGACTCGCCGTGGTGGACGCGACACGCCGACACCGTCCTCGCCGACTACTGGCCGGTGGCCCGCGACGAGGCCTTCACGGCCCCGAGCGAGGAGGGCGGACCGCTGTTCATCGACCCGGAACCGGGGGGCTACCCGCACGGGTACGGCTACTCGCTGGCGTACCGACTCGGCGAGGAACTGCTCGCCGAGGAGGGGTACGACCTGCGTGAGTTGGTGGAGGTAGACCGCGAGGAGCTGGTCGCGGTCGGTGACCGGTTGTTCGGGGGGTAG
- a CDS encoding NADP-dependent oxidoreductase translates to MEDTNRAWYFVERPEGEPDADSFELREDDVPEPGAGELLVRVDYLSVDPYMRGRMRDSESYAEPWDVGDVLKGGIVGEVVTSESDRYDAGDLVTGEGTWADYSLLDADDVAPVDPSVADPPAYLGVLGMPGRTAYFGLLDVGEPKPGETVVVSGAAGAVGSVVGQIARLNGCRVVGFAGSDEKTEWLTETLGFDAAINYKTTDDYGAALNDAAPDGVDVYFDNVGGPITDAVFTKLNLDARVAVCGQIAHYNDENVPTGPRKLPMLIAPRAKVEGLLIGDYVTRFGEASEQLATWVARGDVAHRETVVEGLSNAPDAFLGLFSGDNIGKQVVQVSAASE, encoded by the coding sequence ATGGAAGACACGAACCGCGCGTGGTATTTCGTCGAGCGGCCCGAAGGTGAACCGGACGCAGATAGCTTCGAACTGCGGGAGGACGACGTCCCGGAGCCAGGGGCAGGTGAACTCCTCGTGCGTGTCGACTATCTCTCCGTGGACCCGTACATGCGCGGCCGGATGCGGGACAGCGAATCGTACGCCGAACCCTGGGACGTCGGCGACGTGCTGAAAGGCGGTATCGTCGGTGAAGTCGTCACGAGTGAGAGCGACCGGTACGACGCCGGCGACCTCGTCACTGGCGAAGGGACCTGGGCCGACTACAGCCTCCTGGATGCGGACGACGTGGCTCCCGTCGACCCGTCGGTCGCGGACCCGCCGGCGTATCTCGGTGTGCTCGGGATGCCCGGACGGACGGCCTACTTCGGCCTCCTCGACGTCGGTGAGCCTAAACCCGGTGAGACGGTCGTCGTCTCCGGGGCTGCCGGTGCCGTCGGGTCGGTGGTCGGACAGATAGCGAGGCTGAACGGCTGTCGAGTGGTCGGGTTCGCGGGGTCCGACGAGAAGACGGAGTGGCTCACAGAGACCCTCGGCTTCGACGCCGCCATCAACTACAAGACCACCGACGATTACGGCGCGGCACTGAACGACGCTGCCCCCGACGGGGTCGACGTCTACTTCGACAACGTCGGCGGTCCCATCACAGACGCCGTCTTCACGAAACTGAACCTGGATGCGCGGGTCGCCGTCTGCGGGCAGATCGCCCACTACAACGACGAGAACGTCCCGACCGGGCCACGGAAGCTCCCCATGCTCATCGCGCCGCGGGCCAAGGTGGAGGGGCTCCTGATCGGCGATTACGTCACGCGGTTCGGTGAGGCCAGCGAGCAACTGGCGACGTGGGTCGCCCGTGGCGACGTCGCTCACCGGGAGACGGTCGTAGAGGGGCTCTCGAACGCACCAGACGCGTTCCTCGGACTCTTCTCTGGGGACAACATCGGGAAGCAGGTAGTCCAGGTGTCGGCGGCTTCTGAGTAG
- a CDS encoding metallophosphoesterase family protein, which yields MEFGVISDIHANRVALDAVLADMPPVDGLLCAGDVVGYGPSPAECVDVLLERDVPTVMGNHDRAVARDTGFRFNDMARAGVRYSREHLEDRHIEWLGHLPDERRECDGYVKLVHGHPDDPDHYTRPHEFAPNLLRGEAVLIMGHTHVQHTAEFAEGVVMNPGSVGQPRDGDPRAAYALLDMDSGAVEERRVEYDIEQVQQKIREAGLPERLATRLAKGE from the coding sequence ATGGAGTTCGGCGTCATCTCGGACATCCACGCGAACAGGGTCGCCCTCGACGCGGTGCTCGCCGACATGCCGCCGGTCGACGGCCTCCTCTGTGCCGGCGACGTGGTCGGTTACGGCCCCTCGCCCGCCGAGTGCGTCGACGTCCTGCTCGAGCGCGACGTGCCGACGGTCATGGGCAACCACGACCGGGCGGTCGCCCGCGACACCGGCTTCCGGTTCAACGACATGGCGCGGGCCGGGGTGCGCTACAGCCGCGAACACCTCGAGGACCGCCACATCGAGTGGCTCGGCCACCTCCCCGACGAACGCCGCGAGTGCGACGGCTACGTGAAGCTCGTCCACGGCCACCCCGACGACCCCGACCACTACACCCGGCCCCACGAGTTCGCCCCGAACCTGCTCCGGGGCGAGGCCGTCCTCATCATGGGCCACACCCACGTCCAGCACACCGCCGAGTTCGCCGAGGGCGTCGTGATGAACCCCGGGAGCGTCGGCCAGCCCCGCGACGGCGACCCCCGGGCAGCCTACGCGCTCCTGGACATGGACTCGGGTGCGGTCGAGGAACGCCGGGTCGAGTACGACATCGAGCAGGTCCAGCAGAAGATTCGCGAGGCCGGGCTGCCGGAGCGACTGGCGACCCGGCTGGCGAAGGGGGAGTAG
- a CDS encoding tryptophanase codes for MTAYKSKMVERIHLPAREEREANLEAAGYNVFNLDSDAVFIDLLTDSGTGTMSDEQWAALIRGDESYAGATSFGKLESAVEDVMGFPYVVPAHQGRGAENILYGVMVEEGDTVLNNTHFDTTRAHIANQGADPVDCPVPEARDLDAEGDFKGNFSIEEGWKVVEEVGAENIPAVVLTITNNSAAGQPVSVENTRKVREFCDEIDATFVLDACRFAENAYFVTQREAEFTDSSVAEVAREQLSYADAAVMSGKKDGLSNIGGFVACNDEALFEQVKQRGILYEGFATYGGMSGRDIEALAVGLREAVEEAYISDRVGQVQYLGQLMAEEGLPVFEPIGGHAVYLDAGEFFPHIPAEEFPGQALVCELYREGGVRCVELGSFAFPDSDRPELVRMAVPRRTYHKEHIEHIVDTAKEVWAHREEVDGLEITKEPEMKEIRHFTAELAPRA; via the coding sequence ATGACAGCGTACAAGTCGAAGATGGTCGAGCGCATCCACCTCCCCGCCCGGGAGGAGCGCGAGGCCAACCTCGAAGCCGCAGGGTACAACGTGTTCAACCTCGATTCGGACGCCGTGTTCATCGACCTCCTCACCGACTCGGGGACCGGAACCATGTCCGACGAGCAGTGGGCTGCCCTCATCCGCGGCGACGAGTCCTACGCCGGCGCGACCAGTTTCGGCAAGCTCGAATCGGCCGTCGAGGACGTGATGGGCTTCCCGTACGTCGTCCCGGCCCACCAGGGCCGCGGCGCCGAGAACATCCTCTACGGCGTGATGGTCGAGGAGGGCGACACCGTCCTCAACAACACGCACTTCGACACGACCCGGGCCCACATCGCCAACCAGGGCGCGGACCCGGTCGACTGCCCGGTTCCCGAGGCCCGCGACCTCGACGCCGAGGGCGACTTCAAGGGCAACTTCTCCATCGAGGAGGGGTGGAAGGTCGTCGAGGAGGTCGGCGCCGAGAACATCCCTGCCGTGGTCCTGACCATCACGAACAACTCGGCGGCGGGCCAGCCCGTCTCCGTCGAGAACACCCGGAAGGTCCGCGAGTTCTGTGACGAGATCGACGCGACGTTCGTCCTCGACGCGTGCCGGTTCGCCGAGAACGCCTACTTCGTCACCCAGCGTGAAGCGGAGTTCACGGACTCCTCGGTCGCCGAGGTCGCCCGCGAGCAGCTCTCCTACGCCGACGCCGCGGTCATGTCCGGCAAGAAGGACGGCCTCTCGAACATCGGCGGCTTCGTCGCCTGCAACGACGAGGCCCTCTTCGAGCAGGTGAAACAGCGCGGCATCCTCTACGAGGGCTTCGCCACCTACGGCGGGATGTCAGGCCGCGACATCGAGGCACTGGCGGTCGGCCTGCGCGAGGCCGTCGAGGAGGCGTACATCTCGGACCGCGTCGGGCAGGTCCAGTACCTCGGCCAGCTCATGGCCGAAGAAGGTCTTCCGGTGTTCGAGCCCATCGGCGGCCACGCGGTCTACCTCGACGCCGGCGAGTTCTTCCCGCACATCCCGGCCGAGGAGTTCCCCGGGCAGGCGCTGGTCTGCGAACTCTACCGCGAGGGTGGCGTCCGGTGTGTCGAGCTGGGCAGTTTCGCCTTCCCCGACAGCGACCGGCCCGAGCTGGTCCGGATGGCCGTCCCGCGCCGCACCTACCACAAGGAGCACATCGAGCACATCGTGGATACGGCGAAGGAGGTCTGGGCCCACCGCGAGGAGGTCGACGGGCTCGAGATCACGAAGGAGCCCGAGATGAAGGAGATCCGCCACTTCACGGCGGAACTCGCACCGCGGGCCTGA
- a CDS encoding aspartate kinase, which produces MRVVAKFGGTSLGSGDRINRAADSIAAAVREGHEIAVVASAMGNTTDDLLDEITFEADEADRAEIVSMGERTSVRMLKAALGARGIDAVFLEPGHPDWPVVANENGEVNVEETKKRAAKISEDLGDVVPVITGFLAETLDGHITTLGRGGSDTTAVMLGKYFDADEVVIVTDVEGVMTGDPHVVEGARNVGQISVDELRNLSFRGAEVVAPSALSYKDDDLDVRVVHYQHGDLLSGGTQITGQFKHLVDMLEEPLACLTVAGRAIRNQSGVFHRLSEALAESDINIDAVASGMDSITFYVDEKEAERSENILHREVVEDEKLSSVTVEDDIAVVRITGGELPNQPGVIAGIVNPLADAGINVHDIITSATSVAIFVTWSDREQTLEILQDLY; this is translated from the coding sequence ATGCGAGTAGTCGCCAAGTTCGGGGGGACGAGTCTCGGCAGCGGTGACCGCATCAACCGCGCCGCCGACTCCATCGCCGCCGCCGTCCGTGAGGGTCACGAGATAGCCGTCGTCGCGAGCGCGATGGGCAACACCACCGACGACCTGCTCGACGAGATCACGTTCGAGGCCGACGAGGCCGACCGCGCCGAGATCGTCAGCATGGGCGAGCGGACCTCCGTCCGGATGCTCAAGGCCGCCCTCGGCGCCCGGGGCATCGACGCGGTCTTCCTCGAACCGGGCCACCCGGACTGGCCGGTCGTCGCCAACGAGAACGGCGAGGTCAACGTCGAGGAGACGAAAAAGCGCGCCGCGAAGATCTCCGAGGACCTCGGCGACGTCGTCCCGGTCATCACGGGCTTCCTCGCGGAGACGCTCGACGGTCACATCACCACCCTCGGCCGCGGTGGCTCCGACACCACGGCGGTCATGCTCGGCAAGTACTTCGACGCCGACGAGGTCGTCATCGTGACCGACGTCGAGGGCGTCATGACGGGCGACCCACACGTCGTCGAGGGCGCCCGCAACGTCGGCCAGATATCGGTCGACGAACTCCGCAACCTCTCCTTCCGCGGCGCCGAGGTCGTCGCCCCGTCTGCGCTCTCTTACAAGGACGACGACCTCGACGTCCGGGTCGTCCACTACCAGCACGGCGACCTGCTCTCCGGCGGCACACAGATCACCGGCCAGTTCAAGCACCTCGTCGACATGCTGGAGGAGCCACTCGCCTGTCTCACCGTCGCGGGGCGGGCCATCCGCAACCAGTCCGGCGTGTTCCACCGCCTCTCCGAAGCCCTCGCCGAGTCCGACATCAACATCGACGCGGTCGCCTCGGGCATGGACTCCATCACCTTCTACGTCGACGAGAAGGAGGCCGAACGCTCCGAGAACATCCTCCACCGCGAGGTCGTCGAGGACGAGAAACTCTCCTCCGTGACCGTCGAGGACGACATCGCCGTGGTCCGCATCACGGGCGGCGAACTCCCGAACCAGCCCGGCGTCATCGCCGGCATCGTCAACCCGCTGGCCGATGCGGGCATCAACGTCCACGACATCATCACCAGCGCGACCAGCGTCGCCATCTTCGTCACGTGGAGCGACCGCGAGCAGACGCTGGAGATCCTGCAGGACCTGTACTGA